AAAAAGCAATCTCAGCATCATAATGGATGTGTGTAGTATAGTTCTCAAGTATCTCTCTTTTGCTGGCCATGATATTTTTTAGCATAAAATATTGCTTTTTCAACTCTATCAAGATCAATTTTGGTGTTAAATCTTACATTAGACCTCTTTCGAAACTGGTTAACATAGTTCAAAATTATAAATGCCAGAGGTCAAATTAAATCTAAGACAGAATCTTTTACATCTATTTCGATATTTATCGGCATTTATCGGCAATAATTTTGAACCGTTTTAGCATACAAATAACGTTTTCATTCACAACTCTTTCTCCTGCTAATCTAAGGTTATTCTTTTTATCATTTTTAGTTAAAGGTTTTTTCTTGCTTTTTTCCTTGGTAATTCAGAATTATTGTGAATTTTTTGTATATCTTGATATCCTGTATCAGTAATCGCTTTAACCTTAGGATGAATAAGAATTTTGGATTCCTTCTTTTAATGTTTTGACTTCACTTGGTATTTCTTCTATCCATTTCGCTCTCAAGTCTACAGCTTGTTCTATTCTAGAAATCGCTTCTCTTGACTCATGATTTTCCGTAAAAGTTATAGATTCTTTCGTTTTACCACTTTCAGATAAAAAATACGAAACAAGCATTATTGTGATGCTTATAAAAATTAAGGCAATTACTAGCTTTCAGCGAATAATACTCGTTAGTTCTGATAATTTGCTATTAGACCTAACATCAGATTCAGCATTTGGTTTGTTATTTAGCTCTAAATCTTCTTTAACACTGATTTTCATATGTTCTTAGAATACTACTTATATCGGCATAGATTTAATTTAAGTATGATAATTAGTTGACTAATTTTGAATATAGTATCATAATTATTATGTTGATAGCTGTATGGCTACACAAAATTTATAGATTTGTGAGGAAAGTCCGAGCTCCATAAAAGCATAGTGCTGGGTAACGCCCAGCAGAAGTAATTCTAGGGAAAGTACCACAGAGAATATACCGCCAAATAAATTAATTTGGTAAGGGTGAAAAGGTGAGGTAAGAGCTTACCGGTAGTTTAGTAATAAATTACGCATGGTAAACCCCACTAGGAGCAAGACCAAATAGAAGCAACATAACTAATAAGTTAGAAGGCGTTTTTATCTAGTTGCTTGGGTAGGTCGCTTGAGGTAAATAGTAATATTTATCCCAGATAAATAGCCGTAATTAATATATTAATTAATATATTTTACAGAACTCGGCTTATAGGCTATCAATACAATTTAGATTATGTAAAATACATGAGAAAAGTATATTATTATCCTTTATGTCCTTTTTCAAGACAACTGCGAATTATATTAAAAGAAGTAGATTCAGTATTTACTTTGATAAAGGAGGAATTTTGGTTAAAGAAAAAAGAATTTATTACTCTTAACCCAAATGGCAAGTTGCCTGTGTTAATTGAGACATCAGGATTAGTAGTATATGATATTTTTACTATTATTGAATATCTAAGGGAAATTGACCCAAACTTTCATTTTATATGCAATGAGCCAGAAAAAAATGTCGCAATTAGAAAGCTGTTTACTTGGTTTAATGATAAATTTTATCATGAAGTCACAAAAATAATATTAGATGAAAAATTAATTAAATTTTTAAAAAATTACGGTTCACCAAGATCTGATTTGTTAAAAATAGCTAAAACAAGTCAAAAAGTTCATTTTAATTTTATTACCAATCTTTTACAATCAAATTCATATTTAGCCGGAGATCAAGTAACTATTGCAGATATTGCTGCAGCTAGTCATATCTCAGTAATTGATTATTTTAACGAAGTTATTTGGGATTATTATCCCAGCGTTAAAAACTGGTATGTATTGATAAAGTCTAGGCCTAGTTTTAAGCCTTTATTACAAGATTATACCCCTGGTTTTTTTCCGCCTAAATATTATGCTGAACTAGATTTTTAAGTTAAGTATATAGTATTAATCACACATATCTAAATTGTGCTAAATTAATGTAATTTGCCAAAGATATATAGCTTAATTTGCTAAGGTAGTTATAATAGATATCTTTCGAAACTGGTTAAGGTAGTTCAAAATTATAAATGCAAGAGATCAAATTAAATCTAAGACCTAATCTTTTACGTCTATTTCGACATTTGTCAGCAATAATTTTGAACTACCTTAACCAGTTTCGAAAGAGGTCTAATGTAGATGTTTCGTTTTATAATAATTGTTTAATAGTAGTTTGGCTATATAATAATTTACAGCCTCTAATTTCTATTAGAAACTCAGCTATAACTGCTTTATGAAAACTTATATTATACCTCTTTCGAAACTGGTTAACGTAGTTCAAAATTATTACTGATAAATATCCAAATAGACGTAAAAGATTCGGTTTTTGATTTAATTTGATCTCTGGCATTTATAATTTTGAACTACGTTAACCAGTTTCGAAAGAGGTCTATTATCTATATTAATGTTTGTCTAGTAGTTAAGTCTTGGGTCAACATAGCCTATGCGTAAACATCAAAAATATTTTTATTGCAATTGCTTTTAAATAAAAAAAGAAGCAATAACCTGCCAATTACAAAGGCCAGCTATCGTACTATGAATATTCTACTACTTTTTGTAAAATGATAGGATATTATGACACTTTAGTTTAGAAATTTGTTCGTACATTGAAACTAATTTTTTCTAATAAAGAGTTAACAAAGCCAATTTCACTTTCTTTAACAAAATCATTAGCTATATTTGTAAACTCATTGATTACGACTTTATATGGAGTGCTAGTAAAAAATTTTAATTCACAAGTGGCAACACGTAAGATTGATAATAGAATTAAATGTAGGTCTTTAATTTGCCAATTGTCTGCAAGATAAGATGAAATTATCATGTCAATGGTTTCTAAGTTGTCTATAGTTTCATTCACTAACTTTGTTAGATAATTTGTCCTTAGCTTAAAGCAAGGTATAGCAGAATCTAATTCAAGATCTTCTAAAGAACTTTTATCTTTATAATATGTAATAATAAAATCTATTATAGAATCTATTGTAGGCTCTGAGCCCAAAATTTGATAACTATAAACTCCTTGAATACTTGCAATTCTAGTTATAGTCTTAGTATTAATCTTAATCATATAATAGAGCAACCAATTTGATATTAAGAGCAGTTATTTTGCAAATAGCTAAGTAGTTCATTATGTATTATTACACATTCATTACTAGTATCTAAGTCTTTGATTCTATAACTTTGTTCTCGCACTTCGATTGCTCCAATAAATATCACCTTACTTGCCTTAATGTAATTAGCTCGATTTAATCTTTTTGAAATGCTGTCCTGCAAATCAATTACAGTTGTAATATTATTATTTCTTAATTTTTGCAGCAACATAATACCATGTTGGTGATGTTCCTCATCTACTGGTATAATAACTATAGGTCTTACATCCACTGGAGTATAATTAGTTAAAAGTGCTAATCTTTCTATTCCAGCAGCAAAACCGATAGCAGGCAACGTTTTTTTGCCACTTGCTAATTTACCTCCCATTTGTTCGAATAGTCCATCATATCTCCCTCCTCCCAAAACAGTAGATTGAGCGCCAATTTGAGTTGATACATACTCAAAAACTGTATGACAGTAATAATCTAACCCGCGCACTAAATTAGCATTTACAGTATATTTAATACCACAAAATTCTAAATATTCTAGCACTTTATCAAAGTAACATCTAGCTTTAATAGTGTAATAATCATGTATGCTAGGCGCTGAAGCAGATATTTTTTTATCCTGCAAATTTTTAGAATCTAAAATTCGTAGTGGATTTTCAATAAGACGACTTTGACTATCTTGCGATAATTCAGTTCTGTATTTACTAAAATACTCAACCAAAGCTTGTTGATATTTTGCTCTTGATTCCATGCAGCCAAGTGAATTTATTTCTAAGTTCACTTTATCAACTAAATTTAATGTTTTTAATATATCATGAGCTAGCAACACTATTTCTGCATCACTGAATGGAGAATCGTCACCAATACACTCCAAATTAATTTGGTGAAATTGACGCTGTCTACCAGCTTGAGGATTATCATATCTAAATGCTGGTCCTGATGAAAAAAATTTTAATGGTAGTTTTTTATTTTGTAGATTATTATAAATAACTGCCCGCATAATACTTGCAGTAAACTCTGGCCTTAAACTAACACTACGATTTCCTTTATCAAGAAAAACATACATCTCTTTACTAAGAACATCTGAGTCTTTGCCTAAAGTACGATTAAATATTTCTGTGTATTCTATGATTGGAGTAGATATAGGTTGAAACCCATATAACTTACTTAAATTCCTAGAAACGCTAACAATATAGTCATGTTTTCCAAATTCTTCAGGTAGTAAATCTTTGCTACCTTTAACTGGCTGCAATTTGATTGACATTTTTAATGCCTGCTAGAAGAGATTTTAAAATAGTTACTGCCAAAAAGTTCAGAGAATACTTTGCCAATCATTCTTTCAACATTTATAGCTGATTGTGTAAAATATATTTCCCCTTTGTCTGCAATATAATTTTCCTCTATTCCAGGAATAATAGTAATATACTTCTCCCCTAGTAGTCCTCGGTTCATAATTATTGCTTGAGAATCATTAGGAAGATTTATATCTGCAGATAGTTTTAATTCTACAGCTACATCAAAAGATAACGGCACTAGAGTTAATTTTTCAACTGTGCCAATCTTAATACCAGATACGAATACACTGCTCCCCTTGTTTAATCCTTCAACATTCTGAAAAGTAGCAAAAACAGTTTTAAAGTTATTATCTTTTATATAATAATCATTATATGTTTTATAACCAAAATATATGCATAGTGTAACAAATAGCATTACACAAAAGCCTATAAATGTTTCTAAATAACTATACTGCATATTCTTATTTTTTTGGTTGCCAAGATTTATAATCAGAAGATACTTCTTGTCTTAACAAGCTATCACCATTTCTTATTAATGGAGAATATGAAAATTCCGTACCAGTCATATTTGGTATTCTGTTAATTTGCCAATCATACTTTTTAAAATTTGCTAGATATGGAGCATGATCAGTCATATAATGCAGCCATTGATACCACTCGCATGGTATTGATGAAGGATCTTCTATACCATTAAAAATTATTATTCTCTTTTTATTCTTTAAATGATTACTTTTCATTAAAGAAATATAATAATTATTACCATATTGGTCAACACCAACAAACTTACTTGTATATCTAATCAAGAAATTTCTTAGTATTTTCATTATTTTTAACTATTTTCATTGCTTCAATTTTTCCATTAGTTGCTAATTTATCAGCAATTTCATTACCTATATTGCCAGAGTGTCCCCTCACCCAATGCCAACTAACTTGGTGTTTTTGAATCAAAGTATATAACGACTGCCATAAATCAACATTACAAACCAATTGCTTATTGCTTGTTTCCCAATTATTTTTTATCCACTTTTTTATCCATTTAGTAATACCCATTTGAACATACTGACTATCAGTATATAATTCTACTTTACAGCTATACTTAAGAAGCCGCAACGCCTCTATTGTTGCTGTTAACTCCATTCTATTATTTGTAGTATTTATGTTAGATCCATAAACTTTTCTTTCATGATTCTTATAACTTAAATATACACCCCAACCTCCTGGTCCTGGATTACCGCTGCATGCACCATCTGTATATATCTTAACTGGAATGTTATTAGTAGCAGAGCAAGCATAGTCAATCACTAGATTTTCTTCCTAAAGCTGTCGAGACTAACAACTTTATTTCCTACTATGTCTTTCATATTTTTCAACTTTTCATTTGTGGCTACTAACTGATCGCAATATTGATTTTTATTTTCTTTGTTACTGTCCTCAACAA
This genomic interval from Orientia tsutsugamushi contains the following:
- a CDS encoding glutathione S-transferase family protein produces the protein MRKVYYYPLCPFSRQLRIILKEVDSVFTLIKEEFWLKKKEFITLNPNGKLPVLIETSGLVVYDIFTIIEYLREIDPNFHFICNEPEKNVAIRKLFTWFNDKFYHEVTKIILDEKLIKFLKNYGSPRSDLLKIAKTSQKVHFNFITNLLQSNSYLAGDQVTIADIAAASHISVIDYFNEVIWDYYPSVKNWYVLIKSRPSFKPLLQDYTPGFFPPKYYAELDF
- the nusB gene encoding transcription antitermination factor NusB encodes the protein MLYYMIKINTKTITRIASIQGVYSYQILGSEPTIDSIIDFIITYYKDKSSLEDLELDSAIPCFKLRTNYLTKLVNETIDNLETIDMIISSYLADNWQIKDLHLILLSILRVATCELKFFTSTPYKVVINEFTNIANDFVKESEIGFVNSLLEKISFNVRTNF
- the hisS gene encoding histidine--tRNA ligase, with amino-acid sequence MSIKLQPVKGSKDLLPEEFGKHDYIVSVSRNLSKLYGFQPISTPIIEYTEIFNRTLGKDSDVLSKEMYVFLDKGNRSVSLRPEFTASIMRAVIYNNLQNKKLPLKFFSSGPAFRYDNPQAGRQRQFHQINLECIGDDSPFSDAEIVLLAHDILKTLNLVDKVNLEINSLGCMESRAKYQQALVEYFSKYRTELSQDSQSRLIENPLRILDSKNLQDKKISASAPSIHDYYTIKARCYFDKVLEYLEFCGIKYTVNANLVRGLDYYCHTVFEYVSTQIGAQSTVLGGGRYDGLFEQMGGKLASGKKTLPAIGFAAGIERLALLTNYTPVDVRPIVIIPVDEEHHQHGIMLLQKLRNNNITTVIDLQDSISKRLNRANYIKASKVIFIGAIEVREQSYRIKDLDTSNECVIIHNELLSYLQNNCS
- the mlaD gene encoding outer membrane lipid asymmetry maintenance protein MlaD, whose protein sequence is MQYSYLETFIGFCVMLFVTLCIYFGYKTYNDYYIKDNNFKTVFATFQNVEGLNKGSSVFVSGIKIGTVEKLTLVPLSFDVAVELKLSADINLPNDSQAIIMNRGLLGEKYITIIPGIEENYIADKGEIYFTQSAINVERMIGKVFSELFGSNYFKISSSRH
- a CDS encoding NADH-ubiquinone oxidoreductase subunit NDUFA12 family protein, which produces MKILRNFLIRYTSKFVGVDQYGNNYYISLMKSNHLKNKKRIIIFNGIEDPSSIPCEWYQWLHYMTDHAPYLANFKKYDWQINRIPNMTGTEFSYSPLIRNGDSLLRQEVSSDYKSWQPKK
- the rnhA gene encoding ribonuclease HI, with protein sequence MIDYACSATNNIPVKIYTDGACSGNPGPGGWGVYLSYKNHERKVYGSNINTTNNRMELTATIEALRLLKYSCKVELYTDSQYVQMGITKWIKKWIKNNWETSNKQLVCNVDLWQSLYTLIQKHQVSWHWVRGHSGNIGNEIADKLATNGKIEAMKIVKNNENTKKFLD